The following proteins come from a genomic window of Trifolium pratense cultivar HEN17-A07 linkage group LG4, ARS_RC_1.1, whole genome shotgun sequence:
- the LOC123920539 gene encoding MLO-like protein 4, with the protein MRHHYMIIIRLTCGVFVQFWCSYMTVPLNVIVSQMGSRCKKALVTESVRDSLHSWCKRVKQKSKHDHSLHSHTARSICSLGSTIDERDEITVVSGTLTRTTSLDLESLNQMTVTSVDQLNFLTSNNLDDSTDLSESVHINSHYNNVDNGEEAKVETLLDLFHKT; encoded by the exons TGTTCAGTTCTGGTGTAGCTATATGACAGTGCCCCTTAATGTGATAGTTTCACAG ATGGGATCGCGATGTAAGAAGGCTCTAGTGACAGAGAGTGTTAGAGATTCCTTACACAGTTGGTGTAAGAGAGTAAAACAGAAATCTAAGCATGATCATTCTCTGCATTCACATACCGCTAGATCAATATGTTCCCTGGGATCAACAATCGATGAGAGGGATGAGATAACAGTGGTATCTGGCACTCTAACTCGAACAACTTCCTTAGACTTAGAGTCTTTGAATCAGATGACAGTAACTTCAGTAGACCAGCTGAATTTTCTGACTTCAAACAACCTCGATGATTCAACCGATTTGTCAGAATCCGTACATATTAATTCACATTACAATAATGTTGACAACGGAGAGGAAGCTAAAGTTGAGACTCTTCTTGATTTGTTTCACAAAACATga